One genomic region from Dermacentor variabilis isolate Ectoservices chromosome 6, ASM5094787v1, whole genome shotgun sequence encodes:
- the LOC142585148 gene encoding uncharacterized protein LOC142585148 isoform X1, which produces MAVKASSALLKEARRRPERPLDRTPGCRQGTSASRLGRHPLPVERGAQPGGGRSFRRPVRGEFCAAHRHDNIHHSAPEGFKGTLQESVRNFQPGKSHWMDASLSVSVRSRRESARSKSWTTCYIKKVPSAHMFTSTQSDSVF; this is translated from the exons ATGGCTGTCAAAGCCAGTTCGGCGCTCCTAAAAGAGGCTCGGCGTCGTCCAGAGAGACCGCTTGATCGAACTCCGGGCTGCCGACAGGGCACATCTGCAAGTCGACTGGGGAGACACCCACTCCCTGTGGAACGTGGGGCCCAACCTGGAGGAGGTCGTTCATTTCGCCGTCCTGTTCGTGGCGAGTTCTGTGCT GCACATCGGCACGACAACATTCATCATTCGGCTCCTGAGGGCTTTAAAGGAACACTACAGGAAA GTGTCCGAAATTTCCAGCCAGGAAAATCTCACTGGATGGACGCTAGCCTGAGCGTGTCAGTTCGTTCACGGAGAGAAAGTGCGCGCAGCAAGAGTTGGACGACCTGCTACATCAAGAAG GTTCCCAGCGCCCACATGTTTACCAGCACGCAAAGTGATAGCGTTTTCTGA